One segment of Pseudobythopirellula maris DNA contains the following:
- a CDS encoding UbiA family prenyltransferase — translation MLGGRLADTVRVSRPGFWITHLWFYLLPLGGRDVLAQPAFWLGAIYATAPLGHLLYGWNDLGDEASDRLNPRKGNLLFGARPSDEERRHLPRKMALVQAPFWALFLWLIGPKFLLWAAAACAVNWAYNNHPLRLKSRPLFDLANQTGYLLVFVLSSWLNEAPLLAWPAQLFGALFAMHSHLLGQIADVEPDRAAGRQTTAVWLGAAGAKLLTAALLLVEAMVVWRWFDCAPLAWFLALAGAGFAADRVLRGGRLVSDRQLAVVFIAWNIAAVASAYWVWRAAVFVE, via the coding sequence GTGCTAGGCGGGCGGCTGGCCGACACGGTTCGGGTCTCGCGGCCCGGCTTCTGGATCACGCACCTTTGGTTCTACCTGCTGCCGCTAGGCGGACGCGACGTGCTCGCCCAGCCGGCATTCTGGCTGGGGGCGATCTACGCCACGGCGCCGCTCGGGCATCTGCTCTACGGCTGGAACGACCTCGGCGACGAAGCGTCTGACCGCCTCAACCCACGCAAGGGCAACCTGCTGTTCGGCGCCAGGCCGAGCGACGAGGAGCGGCGCCACTTGCCGCGGAAGATGGCCTTGGTGCAGGCGCCTTTCTGGGCGTTGTTCCTGTGGCTCATCGGGCCAAAGTTTCTGCTCTGGGCCGCCGCCGCGTGCGCCGTGAATTGGGCCTACAACAACCACCCGCTACGGCTCAAGTCGAGACCGTTGTTTGACCTGGCGAACCAAACCGGTTACCTGCTGGTGTTCGTGCTGAGCAGTTGGCTCAACGAGGCGCCGCTGCTCGCCTGGCCCGCACAATTGTTCGGCGCCCTGTTCGCCATGCACTCTCACCTGCTGGGGCAGATCGCCGACGTCGAGCCCGACCGCGCGGCAGGGCGGCAGACCACCGCCGTTTGGCTCGGCGCCGCCGGGGCCAAGCTGCTGACCGCCGCGTTGCTGCTGGTCGAGGCGATGGTCGTGTGGCGGTGGTTCGACTGTGCGCCGCTCGCTTGGTTCCTCGCCCTGGCGGGCGCCGGCTTCGCCGCCGACCGCGTGCTGCGCGGCGGACGGCTGGTCAGCGACCGCCAACTCGCCGTGGTGTTCATCGCCTGGAACATCGCCGCGGTGGCGAGCGCCTACTGGGTTTGGCGTGCGGCGGTTTTTGTAGAGTAA
- a CDS encoding methyltransferase family protein, which translates to MYARLYGPFALMGLMTLMAAFFMGFRYDAAAPAVNYFYNLLLYGVFFAVHLVMMTPTCKRLLYGRPEGSLGERQIYIMVTVVTWLAVYALHWPVPGPGFESPEWLRFLGYCAMLIGVFGFFEFANYDALAQLLGMPGAELSHTVGAETPVMTEGAYASVRHPMYRAAIGTGLASLLVHPQAGQAFFGAMIGASFLGFIPLEEAQLIRSRGDAYREYQRATPWRVMRGVW; encoded by the coding sequence ATGTACGCCAGACTCTACGGACCCTTCGCCCTGATGGGCCTCATGACGCTGATGGCGGCGTTCTTCATGGGCTTTCGTTACGACGCCGCCGCGCCGGCGGTCAACTACTTCTACAACTTGCTGCTGTACGGGGTGTTCTTCGCCGTGCACCTAGTGATGATGACGCCCACCTGCAAACGCCTGCTCTACGGCCGGCCGGAGGGCTCGCTCGGCGAACGACAGATCTACATCATGGTGACCGTGGTCACTTGGCTGGCGGTGTACGCCCTGCACTGGCCCGTGCCGGGGCCGGGGTTCGAGTCGCCCGAGTGGCTGCGGTTCCTCGGCTACTGCGCAATGCTGATCGGCGTGTTTGGCTTCTTCGAGTTCGCCAATTACGACGCACTCGCCCAGCTGCTCGGCATGCCGGGCGCCGAGCTGTCGCACACCGTGGGCGCCGAGACGCCGGTGATGACCGAGGGCGCTTACGCCAGCGTGCGGCACCCGATGTACCGGGCGGCTATTGGCACGGGGCTCGCCTCGCTTTTGGTCCACCCGCAGGCGGGGCAAGCGTTTTTCGGCGCGATGATCGGCGCCTCGTTCCTTGGCTTCATTCCACTGGAGGAAGCCCAGTTGATCCGCTCCCGCGGCGACGCCTACCGCGAGTACCAGCGGGCGACGCCTTGGCGCGTGATGCGCGGCGTGTGGTGA
- a CDS encoding cupin domain-containing protein, translated as MTDKSQAPNDTPMTASEVIDLLGLVPLPEEGGFYNETFRSPMVLGAEGLPDDYDGTRNASTTIYFLMTPEEHSAWHILPSDEVFHHYTGDPVAMLLLPPEGAATQLRLGPDLRAGERPQAIVPGNTWQACRLADREADTPSLGWALLGCNVAPGFDFKDFHVATPHEVDGLAARFSQVAEEVRRLAPRNDPP; from the coding sequence ATGACTGACAAGTCACAGGCTCCCAACGACACTCCCATGACCGCCTCGGAGGTGATCGACCTGCTGGGGCTCGTCCCCTTGCCTGAGGAAGGGGGGTTTTACAACGAGACGTTCCGCTCGCCGATGGTGCTCGGCGCCGAGGGCCTGCCCGACGACTACGACGGGACCCGTAACGCCAGCACGACGATCTACTTCCTGATGACCCCCGAGGAGCACTCCGCCTGGCACATCTTGCCGAGCGACGAAGTGTTCCACCATTACACGGGTGACCCGGTAGCGATGCTACTCCTGCCGCCCGAAGGGGCAGCAACGCAGCTGCGGCTTGGCCCCGATCTGCGCGCGGGCGAGCGGCCGCAGGCGATTGTGCCGGGAAACACCTGGCAGGCTTGTCGGCTCGCCGACCGCGAGGCTGATACCCCCTCTCTCGGCTGGGCGCTGCTGGGCTGCAACGTGGCGCCGGGCTTCGATTTCAAAGATTTCCACGTTGCGACACCCCACGAGGTCGACGGACTCGCGGCGCGGTTCTCACAAGTTGCTGAAGAGGTGCGGCGCCTCGCGCCGCGGAATGATCCTCCGTAA
- a CDS encoding gamma-glutamylcyclotransferase family protein yields the protein MPPTRLFTYGTLQVAEVWRDVVGREFPSSPAVAHDLATFRVHGAGYPGAVIEKGATTPGVVYSGLDAEALRRLDRFEGSQYQRLEIRVESNTGVSLMADAYLMAPGREGELTTEAWTLERFVASGALAAFQARFGGFCWMEDGND from the coding sequence ATGCCGCCGACCCGCCTGTTCACGTACGGCACGCTGCAAGTGGCCGAGGTGTGGCGCGACGTGGTGGGCCGCGAGTTCCCGTCGTCACCGGCCGTAGCGCACGACTTGGCCACCTTCCGAGTCCATGGCGCCGGCTACCCCGGCGCCGTCATTGAGAAGGGCGCAACAACGCCGGGCGTCGTTTACTCGGGGCTCGACGCCGAGGCGCTCCGGCGGCTCGATCGGTTTGAGGGATCGCAATACCAACGCCTCGAGATCCGAGTCGAGAGCAACACGGGCGTGAGTCTCATGGCCGATGCGTACCTCATGGCGCCCGGGCGTGAGGGCGAGCTCACCACCGAGGCTTGGACGCTCGAACGGTTTGTCGCCAGCGGGGCGTTGGCCGCTTTTCAGGCCCGTTTCGGCGGGTTTTGCTGGATGGAGGATGGCAATGACTGA
- a CDS encoding Ppx/GppA phosphatase family protein, protein MAEAKIAAIDIGSNSVRLVVAESTPSGYRVIDEERENTRLAASLAATGELDPDTMAESLGALKNFVSIARGYGAERLRAIATSAVRDAENGAEFCERVKAETGVTVEVISAREEARLAFMSVARAFDVAGKQVAIADIGGGSTEIVMASAGLVDEVYATRLGAVRLTERCKLGEEMSKKDLDRARKQIDRDLDKQVKKPPFVPSMLYGTGGTFTAMASMLLAREGAEEPTVRGYRTTLAEVDHLVSDLAKMKLEERGKMTGLNPRRADIIVAGLLVIEQIMRRLNVNVVQVHTGGVRDGLLLEMLRELSSPSEAITPEQSRAAVERLAENCGVDLPHARQAARLAGKLHAELAEPLGLDPADRELIETAAILANVGYLINFDKHHKHSYQLIRNSDLPGFERRELMLVACTARYHRGSRPKQKHREYKQLNDEDQDRVAKMAAILRLALALDRTHQQHVNDVRCNVKAGGVEVTVRSTGDAEVDLWAARRKVDLFERVFGRPVYFAAEK, encoded by the coding sequence TTGGCCGAGGCCAAGATCGCCGCGATCGACATCGGCTCGAACAGCGTGCGGCTCGTGGTGGCCGAGTCGACGCCGAGCGGTTACCGGGTGATCGACGAGGAGCGAGAGAACACCCGGCTGGCGGCTTCGCTCGCCGCAACAGGTGAACTCGATCCCGATACGATGGCCGAGTCGCTCGGCGCGCTCAAGAACTTTGTCTCGATCGCCCGCGGCTACGGCGCCGAGCGGCTGCGGGCCATCGCCACTAGCGCGGTGCGTGACGCCGAGAACGGCGCCGAGTTCTGCGAGCGGGTGAAGGCCGAGACCGGTGTGACGGTCGAGGTGATCTCGGCCCGCGAGGAGGCGCGGCTGGCGTTCATGAGCGTGGCCCGTGCTTTTGACGTGGCCGGCAAGCAGGTGGCGATCGCCGACATCGGCGGCGGCAGCACCGAGATCGTCATGGCCTCGGCGGGGCTGGTCGACGAGGTCTACGCCACGCGGCTCGGCGCGGTGCGTTTGACCGAGCGGTGCAAGCTCGGCGAGGAGATGAGCAAGAAGGACCTCGACCGGGCCCGCAAGCAGATCGACCGCGACCTCGACAAGCAAGTGAAGAAGCCGCCGTTCGTTCCCTCGATGCTTTACGGCACGGGGGGGACGTTCACGGCGATGGCGTCGATGCTGCTCGCCCGCGAGGGCGCCGAAGAGCCAACCGTGCGCGGCTACCGCACCACTTTGGCCGAGGTCGACCACCTGGTGAGCGACCTGGCGAAGATGAAGCTCGAGGAGCGCGGCAAGATGACGGGCCTCAACCCGCGGCGGGCCGACATCATCGTCGCCGGCTTGCTGGTGATCGAGCAGATCATGCGGCGGCTGAACGTGAACGTGGTGCAGGTCCACACCGGCGGCGTGCGCGACGGCCTGCTGCTGGAGATGCTCCGCGAGCTCAGCTCGCCGAGCGAGGCGATCACCCCCGAACAGTCGCGTGCCGCCGTGGAGCGGCTTGCCGAGAACTGCGGCGTCGACCTGCCCCACGCCCGCCAAGCGGCGCGGCTGGCGGGCAAGCTGCACGCCGAGCTGGCCGAGCCTCTGGGGCTCGACCCCGCCGACCGCGAGCTGATCGAAACCGCGGCGATCTTGGCCAACGTGGGCTACCTGATCAACTTCGACAAGCACCACAAGCACAGTTATCAGCTGATCCGCAACAGCGACCTGCCCGGCTTCGAGCGACGTGAGCTGATGCTCGTGGCCTGCACGGCCCGCTACCACCGCGGCTCGCGCCCGAAGCAGAAGCACCGCGAGTACAAGCAGCTCAACGACGAGGACCAAGACCGCGTGGCCAAGATGGCCGCGATCTTGCGGCTCGCCCTGGCGCTCGACCGCACGCACCAGCAGCACGTGAACGACGTGCGTTGCAACGTGAAGGCGGGCGGCGTGGAAGTGACGGTCCGCTCGACCGGCGACGCCGAGGTCGACCTGTGGGCCGCAAGGCGGAAGGTCGACTTGTTCGAGCGGGTGTTCGGCCGGCCGGTTTACTTCGCCGCCGAAAAATAA
- a CDS encoding sodium:solute symporter family transporter, with protein MAAIDLVVFVGFIVAVIGIGLWKSRDEKSEGEKGAADYFLAGRGLTWWLVGFSLIAANISTEQFVGMSGSAANWLGMAIASYEWMAAITLVVVAFVFLPTFLKSGIYTIPEFLEYRYNAFARTVMAVFSLLVLVLVPTVTVIFSGAKVITANFQGLEWAGIEFGNVTHGCYLIGTLGAIYVFAGGLKACAWADVIQGAALVIGGAIIAWSAFAALDNADPADLIQTARSSEVTVEEIAEASPIERFVKLNEGDLPEGKLHMVRGVEDPEIPWTALVVGLWIPNFFYWGLNQYITQRTLGSKSLAEGQRGVVFAAFLKLIIPFVVVIPGILAYNLFSGDLQTDAINRNALVVAKNSPDFYATLPDAVKPADDAERNGNLLDRIQGYLDSTEAAAKPTVYGFEEAYAELYPDAAERFVDHNRSVLGDVATDEDAGGLAATAAAQAAVAGRDTESYSVETLVDHDYDNAFPTLIRELLPKGNGLKGFVLAAMFGAVVSSLASMLNSASTIATMDLYRKIAPGASQASLVAIGRFFIVLFVGVAMYLAPMLQGPELGGVFKYVQEFQGFISPGILAIFLFGLLVHRAPRMVGTVGLALNPFLYGYLKVYHSEMAFLNRMAICFGVILAVLAVLTALFPLKEPVELPVNEEMDVTGSPGAKLAGIGVVVLTLVLYAVFW; from the coding sequence ATGGCGGCTATCGACCTCGTAGTGTTCGTCGGCTTCATCGTGGCGGTGATCGGCATCGGCCTCTGGAAGAGCAGAGATGAGAAGTCCGAGGGTGAGAAGGGGGCGGCCGACTACTTCCTTGCCGGCCGCGGATTGACCTGGTGGCTGGTCGGTTTCTCGCTGATCGCGGCCAACATCAGCACCGAACAGTTCGTTGGCATGAGCGGCTCGGCGGCCAACTGGCTCGGCATGGCGATCGCCAGCTACGAGTGGATGGCCGCCATCACGCTGGTCGTCGTAGCCTTCGTCTTCTTGCCCACGTTCCTTAAGAGCGGCATCTACACGATCCCCGAGTTCCTCGAGTACCGCTACAACGCCTTCGCCCGCACCGTGATGGCCGTCTTCTCGCTGCTCGTGCTGGTCTTGGTGCCGACCGTGACGGTCATCTTCTCCGGCGCCAAGGTCATCACGGCCAACTTCCAGGGCCTGGAGTGGGCCGGCATCGAGTTCGGCAACGTGACGCACGGCTGCTACCTGATCGGCACGCTGGGCGCCATCTACGTGTTCGCCGGCGGCCTGAAGGCGTGCGCCTGGGCCGACGTGATCCAGGGCGCCGCGCTCGTCATCGGCGGGGCGATCATCGCCTGGAGCGCCTTTGCCGCGCTCGACAACGCCGACCCCGCCGACCTGATCCAGACCGCCCGCAGTTCCGAAGTGACGGTCGAGGAGATCGCCGAGGCGTCGCCCATCGAGCGGTTCGTCAAACTTAACGAGGGGGACCTTCCCGAGGGCAAGCTGCACATGGTCCGCGGCGTCGAGGACCCTGAGATTCCTTGGACCGCGCTGGTCGTCGGCCTGTGGATCCCCAACTTCTTCTACTGGGGCCTCAACCAGTACATCACGCAGCGGACGCTCGGCTCGAAGTCCTTGGCCGAGGGCCAACGCGGCGTGGTGTTCGCGGCGTTCCTCAAGCTGATCATCCCGTTCGTTGTCGTGATCCCCGGCATCCTGGCGTACAACCTCTTCAGCGGCGACCTGCAGACCGACGCCATTAACCGTAACGCGCTGGTCGTGGCCAAGAACTCGCCCGATTTCTACGCCACGCTCCCCGACGCGGTGAAGCCGGCCGACGACGCCGAGCGCAACGGCAATCTGTTGGACCGGATCCAGGGCTACTTGGACTCGACCGAAGCGGCCGCCAAGCCGACCGTCTACGGCTTTGAAGAGGCTTACGCCGAACTCTACCCTGACGCCGCCGAGCGGTTTGTCGATCACAACCGCTCGGTCCTGGGTGATGTGGCTACGGACGAGGACGCCGGGGGATTGGCCGCCACTGCGGCCGCCCAGGCAGCGGTGGCAGGCCGCGACACCGAGTCGTACTCCGTCGAGACCTTGGTCGACCATGACTACGACAACGCCTTCCCCACGCTGATCCGTGAGCTGCTGCCCAAGGGGAACGGCCTGAAGGGCTTTGTGCTGGCGGCGATGTTCGGCGCCGTGGTGAGCTCGCTCGCTTCGATGCTCAACTCGGCCTCGACGATCGCCACGATGGACCTCTACCGCAAGATCGCGCCCGGCGCCTCGCAGGCGTCGCTCGTAGCGATTGGCCGGTTCTTCATCGTGCTGTTCGTCGGCGTGGCGATGTACCTGGCGCCCATGCTTCAAGGGCCGGAGTTGGGGGGCGTGTTCAAGTACGTCCAAGAGTTCCAGGGCTTCATCTCGCCCGGCATCCTGGCGATCTTCCTGTTCGGCCTGCTCGTGCACCGGGCGCCGCGGATGGTCGGCACCGTGGGATTGGCCCTCAACCCGTTCCTGTACGGGTACCTCAAGGTCTATCACTCGGAGATGGCGTTCCTCAACCGCATGGCGATCTGCTTCGGCGTGATCCTGGCGGTGCTGGCCGTGCTGACCGCGCTGTTCCCGCTCAAGGAGCCGGTCGAGCTGCCGGTGAACGAGGAGATGGACGTCACCGGCTCGCCGGGGGCGAAGCTCGCCGGCATCGGCGTGGTGGTGCTGACGCTCGTGCTCTACGCGGTTTTCTGGTGA
- a CDS encoding DUF2007 domain-containing protein: MNLEDPIAAFNAADNFEAAHVAELLSAKGVPAQVIEDTSMEVFGFISGAPRVMNPQVWVSRQHKNRAAELLNEYRQRKAAEASPPQHADGATISAQCEECSRLSMFPASLDGTTQLCQYCKAHVDVGLLDWADVDFGEPEDD, translated from the coding sequence ATGAATCTTGAAGATCCGATCGCGGCGTTCAACGCCGCAGACAACTTTGAGGCGGCTCATGTCGCCGAGTTGCTGTCGGCCAAGGGGGTTCCCGCCCAGGTCATCGAAGACACCTCGATGGAGGTCTTCGGTTTTATCAGCGGGGCGCCCCGGGTCATGAATCCACAAGTGTGGGTCAGCCGGCAGCACAAGAATCGCGCCGCGGAGCTTCTGAACGAATACCGCCAACGGAAGGCGGCCGAAGCCTCCCCGCCGCAGCACGCCGATGGCGCCACCATCAGTGCTCAGTGCGAAGAGTGCAGCCGCTTGTCGATGTTCCCTGCTTCGCTCGACGGCACCACGCAGCTGTGCCAGTACTGCAAAGCACACGTCGATGTCGGCCTGCTGGATTGGGCCGACGTGGACTTCGGCGAGCCGGAAGACGACTGA
- a CDS encoding outer membrane protein assembly factor BamB family protein — protein MLTFPLMALVLGHVSKAQADDWPRFRGPTGQGETPETGLPIRWSETDNVTWKTPINGSGWSSPVVHSGRVFVTSTTDEGRTCHVHCVDAESGALLWDKVVCEQEPKHKRLQNSHATPTPVTDGETVFAVFSAGRVVALDYQGEERWNVQAVDFYSQHGLGASPILYGDMLIMPFDGSSPGDDAKVGFKKPWDGAVLMAFNKNTGKVLWRGSRGMSRLGHVTPQIIEQGGAVRMVSAAGDVVQGHDPASGELVWSIYSQGEGVTPSIVRGPEGVVFTCSGFEEPTIRAVRLGGEGTVTDSHVVWEQRKGVPALSSLVYVAPHVFSVTDAGIIHCFEAATGELVWKKRIGGKHSASPIVAEGRIYTLSETDGETVVIEPGDEYREIARNQIGELCKASIAVADGSFYIRGEHSLFRIDAPE, from the coding sequence TTGCTAACCTTCCCCCTCATGGCGTTGGTTCTAGGCCATGTTTCGAAGGCGCAGGCCGACGATTGGCCCCGCTTCCGCGGCCCCACCGGCCAGGGCGAGACGCCCGAGACCGGTCTGCCGATCCGCTGGAGCGAGACCGACAACGTGACTTGGAAAACGCCGATCAACGGCTCCGGGTGGTCGTCGCCCGTGGTGCACAGCGGCCGGGTGTTCGTCACCTCGACGACCGACGAGGGTCGCACCTGCCACGTCCACTGCGTCGACGCCGAGAGCGGCGCGTTGCTGTGGGACAAGGTCGTGTGCGAGCAAGAGCCCAAGCACAAGCGGTTGCAGAACTCCCACGCCACGCCGACGCCAGTGACCGACGGCGAGACGGTTTTCGCCGTCTTCAGCGCGGGCCGCGTGGTGGCGCTCGACTACCAGGGGGAAGAGCGGTGGAACGTTCAGGCGGTCGACTTTTACAGCCAGCACGGCCTCGGCGCCTCGCCGATTCTTTACGGCGACATGCTGATCATGCCGTTCGACGGCTCGAGCCCCGGTGACGACGCGAAGGTCGGCTTCAAGAAGCCGTGGGACGGCGCCGTGCTGATGGCCTTCAACAAGAACACGGGCAAAGTGCTGTGGCGCGGATCGCGTGGCATGTCGCGCCTGGGGCACGTCACGCCGCAGATCATCGAGCAGGGCGGCGCCGTGCGGATGGTCAGCGCGGCGGGCGACGTGGTGCAGGGCCACGACCCCGCGAGCGGCGAGCTCGTCTGGAGCATTTACAGCCAGGGCGAAGGCGTCACGCCCTCGATCGTCCGCGGCCCGGAGGGCGTGGTCTTCACCTGCTCCGGCTTCGAGGAGCCGACCATCCGCGCCGTCCGTCTCGGCGGCGAGGGCACGGTGACCGACTCGCACGTCGTGTGGGAGCAACGCAAGGGCGTGCCCGCGCTCTCGTCGCTCGTGTACGTGGCGCCGCACGTCTTCTCGGTGACCGACGCCGGCATCATACACTGCTTCGAGGCCGCCACGGGCGAGCTGGTCTGGAAGAAGCGGATCGGCGGCAAGCACTCGGCCTCGCCGATCGTGGCCGAGGGCCGCATCTACACGCTGTCGGAGACCGACGGCGAGACGGTCGTCATCGAGCCGGGCGACGAGTACCGCGAGATCGCCCGCAACCAGATAGGCGAGCTCTGCAAGGCGTCGATCGCCGTGGCGGACGGGTCGTTCTATATCCGTGGCGAGCACAGCCTGTTCCGCATCGACGCGCCGGAATAA
- a CDS encoding alpha-L-fucosidase yields the protein MPSAFARGLVALAVALPLTLSCVAQACDPSTTEGLNARAAFRDDAFGVFVHWGAYSKLARGEWVMQTEKIPLDEYRKEAATFNPVEYDADAWAKLFKEAGASYVVITAKHHDGFCMWDTQQTEWDIVDHTPYGKDVLKPLAEACERHGLKLFFYYSQLDWSHPDYYPRGDTGRHSGRPESGDFDRYVDYMNAQLTELLGGDYGKVAGVWFDGWWDQQSKRLKGSGVKDPYVSQVNWRLDETYGLIHSLQPSALVGANHHLAPFDGEDFQMFERDLPGENHGGFSADATIGSLPLESCNTINGSWGYSAGDKSHKTVEQLVRFLVESSGRDANLLLNVGPRPDGTIDPVSAERLRGVGEWLAKNGAAIYSTRGSPVPPQSWGVSNRSDEWVYLHVIDRSAADADGWLELTGVELPEGSEPNETPLRLFPPQEGTAVPSKVDAAGAVWVNVADRAAGEETIDLILCYPIAE from the coding sequence ATGCCTTCGGCATTCGCCCGTGGCTTGGTGGCGTTGGCCGTCGCCTTGCCGTTGACCCTCTCGTGCGTGGCGCAGGCGTGCGACCCTTCTACGACGGAGGGCCTCAACGCCCGCGCGGCGTTCCGCGACGACGCCTTCGGCGTGTTCGTCCACTGGGGCGCCTACAGCAAGCTCGCGCGCGGCGAGTGGGTGATGCAGACCGAGAAGATCCCGCTCGACGAGTACCGCAAAGAGGCGGCCACGTTCAACCCCGTCGAATACGACGCCGACGCCTGGGCCAAGTTGTTCAAAGAAGCGGGGGCCTCCTACGTTGTGATCACCGCCAAGCACCACGACGGTTTTTGCATGTGGGACACACAGCAAACCGAGTGGGACATCGTCGATCACACGCCGTACGGCAAGGACGTGCTCAAGCCGCTCGCCGAGGCGTGCGAGCGGCATGGCCTCAAGCTGTTCTTCTACTATTCACAGCTCGACTGGAGCCACCCCGACTATTACCCGCGCGGCGACACCGGCCGGCACTCGGGGCGGCCCGAGTCGGGCGATTTCGACCGTTACGTCGATTACATGAACGCCCAGCTCACCGAGCTGCTGGGGGGCGACTACGGCAAGGTGGCCGGCGTTTGGTTCGACGGCTGGTGGGACCAACAGTCGAAGCGGCTCAAGGGCTCGGGCGTGAAGGACCCCTATGTCTCGCAAGTCAACTGGCGACTCGACGAGACCTACGGCCTGATCCATTCTTTGCAGCCGAGCGCGTTGGTCGGCGCGAACCATCACCTAGCGCCGTTCGACGGCGAAGACTTTCAGATGTTCGAGCGCGATCTGCCGGGCGAGAACCACGGGGGGTTCAGCGCAGACGCCACGATCGGCTCATTGCCGCTCGAATCGTGCAACACGATCAACGGCTCGTGGGGCTACAGCGCGGGGGACAAGAGCCACAAGACGGTCGAGCAGTTGGTGCGGTTCCTCGTCGAATCGTCGGGGCGCGATGCGAACCTGCTGCTGAACGTCGGCCCTCGGCCCGACGGCACGATCGACCCCGTCTCGGCCGAGCGGCTGCGGGGCGTAGGCGAATGGCTCGCCAAGAACGGCGCGGCCATCTACTCAACGCGGGGCAGCCCGGTCCCGCCGCAGTCATGGGGTGTGTCGAATCGGAGCGACGAATGGGTTTACTTGCACGTCATTGATCGCTCGGCCGCCGACGCCGACGGTTGGCTCGAGCTGACAGGCGTTGAGCTTCCGGAGGGGAGCGAGCCGAACGAAACACCGCTTCGCCTTTTTCCTCCGCAGGAGGGGACCGCCGTCCCATCGAAAGTCGACGCCGCGGGGGCGGTCTGGGTGAATGTCGCTGACAGAGCAGCAGGTGAAGAGACGATCGACCTCATTCTCTGTTACCCGATCGCGGAGTGA
- a CDS encoding VOC family protein, which translates to MTSPNPVNWFEIPAADLSRAVDFYEATLGVKLSIMELGAAKMAMFERDPEGHGAAGSLIQNEAYTPSHEGTLVYFHVDDIEATLARAEAAGGMTLRPKMAIGEHGFVGHFEDTEGNRVALHAMQ; encoded by the coding sequence ATGACCAGCCCCAACCCGGTCAACTGGTTCGAGATCCCCGCCGCCGACCTGTCGCGCGCCGTCGATTTTTACGAAGCGACTCTCGGTGTAAAGCTCTCCATCATGGAGTTAGGCGCCGCCAAAATGGCGATGTTTGAAAGGGACCCCGAGGGCCATGGCGCCGCCGGCTCGTTGATCCAGAACGAGGCCTACACGCCTTCGCACGAAGGCACGCTGGTTTACTTCCATGTCGACGACATCGAAGCGACCCTCGCCCGCGCCGAAGCGGCTGGGGGCATGACGCTGCGGCCGAAGATGGCGATCGGCGAGCACGGCTTCGTCGGCCATTTCGAAGACACCGAGGGGAACCGCGTGGCGCTCCACGCGATGCAGTAA
- a CDS encoding ArsR/SmtB family transcription factor, whose protein sequence is MPSPSETQLDVVFTALGDPTRRALLASLSRSEQTVSQLAEPFDMTLAAVSKHLKVLERAGLVARTIEGRVHTLRLEAEPLSEANRWIAAYQRFWGASLDSLGEFLKEDA, encoded by the coding sequence ATGCCAAGCCCCTCCGAGACGCAGCTCGACGTGGTGTTCACCGCCTTGGGCGACCCGACACGACGGGCGTTGCTCGCCAGCTTGTCCCGCAGCGAGCAAACCGTCTCGCAGTTGGCCGAGCCGTTCGACATGACCCTGGCGGCGGTGTCGAAGCACCTCAAAGTGCTCGAACGCGCAGGCTTGGTCGCCCGCACCATCGAGGGACGCGTCCACACGCTGCGGCTCGAGGCCGAACCGCTGAGCGAAGCCAACCGCTGGATCGCAGCCTACCAGCGTTTCTGGGGCGCCAGCCTCGATTCGCTTGGCGAGTTTCTTAAAGAAGATGCTTGA
- a CDS encoding SRPBCC family protein, with translation MIRPAQDLAMVREAQENDPTVLVLRRSYTAPRERVFRAWTDPEQISLWLRPTPEIKIERAESDPRVGGAYKITYLVPNDPDPKIIEGEYVEFDRPARLAFTWVWRPPHEYAGELTQVTVELTERDGQTDLVLTHERFPAEAMRDHHAWGWTGAIDALDEHLQGVGDE, from the coding sequence TTGATCCGTCCAGCACAGGACCTGGCGATGGTAAGAGAGGCCCAAGAAAACGACCCCACCGTGCTTGTTCTACGGCGCAGCTACACGGCGCCGCGCGAGCGGGTGTTTCGGGCGTGGACCGATCCCGAGCAAATCTCGCTTTGGTTGCGTCCCACTCCGGAGATCAAGATCGAACGGGCCGAGTCCGATCCGCGTGTCGGTGGCGCGTACAAGATCACCTACCTCGTCCCCAACGATCCGGACCCGAAGATCATCGAGGGCGAGTACGTCGAGTTCGATCGGCCGGCAAGGCTGGCATTCACGTGGGTGTGGCGCCCACCCCACGAGTACGCCGGTGAGCTGACCCAGGTCACGGTCGAGCTGACCGAGCGAGACGGGCAGACGGACTTGGTGCTCACGCACGAACGCTTCCCGGCGGAGGCGATGCGCGACCACCACGCCTGGGGCTGGACCGGGGCAATCGACGCCCTCGACGAGCATCTGCAAGGCGTCGGCGACGAGTGA